A window of Daphnia pulicaria isolate SC F1-1A chromosome 10, SC_F0-13Bv2, whole genome shotgun sequence contains these coding sequences:
- the LOC124314257 gene encoding uncharacterized protein LOC124314257 translates to MDVLRTSLLKTYSSIEIHRLKWNEILQGFESSLKVMSGLSDQLECVLKTEPCELSRKFPDLNGRLEQIIRALMEEEMITMVLLLEELNQENQRIKNICEVTYKLYVEDFDTIQADTTFYEGTSLYPPVSLMIEWMDEINMCYANRLINAKHLLEIFNYSSQSVTNLQNMLDPKAKTNFSTVDAIMAKMSIFLLEK, encoded by the exons ATGGATGTCCTGAGAACTAGTTTGTTGAAGACTTACTCTTCAATTGAAATACATAGACTTAAATGGAACGAAATTCTACAAGGGTTTGAATCGTCACTTAAGGTCATGTCAGGATTAAGTGATCAGCTAGAGTGTGTACTGAAAACGGAACCATGCGAGCTTTCGAGAAAATTTCCCGATTTAAACGGCAGACTGGAACAAATCATCAGGGCcttaatggaagaagagatgaTTACTATGGTACTTTTGCt AGAAGAGCTCAACCAGGAAAATcaacgaataaaaaatatttgtgaagTTACATATAAACTTTATGTGGAAGACTTTGATACAATCCAAGCTGACACAACATTCTATGAAGGAACTTCTCTTTATCCTCCAGTCAGTTTGATGATAGAGTGGATGGATGAGATCAACATGTGCTATGCCAACAG ACTGATCAATGCAAAGCATTTGTTGgagatttttaattattcatcCCAATCTGTGACCAACTTGCAGAATATGTTAGATCCCAAGGCCAAGACCAATTTTTCTACAGTTGATGCTATAATGGCAAAAATGTCCATTTTTCTTCTCgaaaaataa
- the LOC124314208 gene encoding RPII140-upstream gene protein-like, with protein MWRRKIPIRLGLSIFGVEILSNNDIIDPTSPSAQKLAEEARRTAENETGWDRLKAIFKTDEFNSVSPELDSTFAAAAGGLLAGMIIGGMPASKLAHEDFIARNKASTFENHIEAKSKLQFNVTRAMAVGGWRVGWRLALFTGGFTFFTTAVSTYRNKSSIFEFSAGGLLAGSMYKFTMGPKAMVSGGLAGGVLGTVAGAVTVGLLKLTGTTTEELRYWRKGWKESQNREVTVGNPKRKETLGTMGIMHDLSVTMKAHLNESNESDEENAKTPNTVSEQKALQSETS; from the exons atgtggagaagaaaaataccgATTCGGCTAGGACTTAGCATTTTTGGTGTGGAAATATTGTCAAATAATGACATTATTGATCCCACATCCCCATCTGCGCAAAAGCTAGCGGAAGAAGCACGAAGAACAGCTGAAAATGAGACCGGTTGGGATCGGCTGAAGGCCATATTTAAAACCGA TGAATTCAATTCCGTTAGTCCTGAACTTGACAGTACTTTTGCTGCAGCAGCTGGAGGTTTATTAGCAGGAATGATTATTGGTGGAATGCCTGCATCAAAGTTAGCACATGAGGATTTCATAGCAAGAAATAAAGCATCCACATTTGAGAATCATATAGAAGCCAAG AGCAAGCTGCAGTTCAATGTTACTAGAGCAATGGCTGTAGGAGGCTGGAGAGTAGGATGGAGGCTTGCTCTTTTTACAGGAGGTTTCAC GTTTTTTACCACAGCTGTTTCAACATACCGGAATAAGTCGAgcatatttgaattttcagcCGGCGGGCTATTGGCAG GTTCCATGTACAAATTCACAATGGGTCCAAAAGCGATGGTGTCAGGTGGTCTTGCAGGAGGAGTTTTGGGCACAGTAGCTGGTGCCGTTACGGTTGGATTACTGAAGTTGACTGGCACAACAACTGAAGAATTGCGTTATTGGAGAAAAGGGTGGAAAGAGTCCCAAAATAG AGAAGTTACAGTCGGAAATCCTAAACGAAAGGAAACCTTGGGAACAATGGGAATTATGCACGATTTGAGTGTGACAATGAAAGCACACTTGAATGAATCCAACGAAAGCGACGAAGAAAACGCGAAGACTCCAAATACAGTGAGCGAACAGAAAGCATTGCAATCGGAAACCAGCTGA
- the LOC124314181 gene encoding twinfilin-like codes for MSHQTGIKGNVELISFFGKCRDGQIRVFRVSIIKEELCLNEFARKQSNWEEDFDNLIPLLLDENQPAYLLFRLDSQNSLGYEWLFITWIPEDAPIREKMIYASTKATLKSQFGSGQIKEDILGTVPEDLTLKGYLKQKKNAAAPAPLTQAEEELALVKRTETNAHIGYDSKHQTLSGVAFPISEAGLKAMIDFKHKNHSYIQLSIDMAKEVVNLESTDQINVHILGSRVPDDHGRYHLFRFPHSHEGDFLESIVFIYSMPGYACSIRERMLYSSCKGPITDLIENKLLITIDKKIEVEKGDELTEEFVMDELHPKKNLHQPKFEKPKGPPGRGARRLTSQKPQE; via the exons ATGTCGCATCAAACTGGAATCAAAG GAAACGTCGAGCTTATCTCATTTTTCGGAAAATGCAGGGACGGACAGATTCGAGTTTTCAGAGTTTCCATCATCAAAG AGGAACTTTGTCTAAATGAATTTGCAAGAAAGCAGTCAAACTGGGAAGAGGATTTTGACAATTTGATACCTCTCCTATTGGATGAGAACCAACCTGCCTACCTCCTGTTTAG GTTAGATTCTCAAAATTCCTTAGGATATGAATGGCTTTTCATTACTTGGATACCTGAAGATGCCCCTATCAGAGAAAAGATGATCTATGCCTCAACAAAAGCAACCCTTAAAAGCCAATTTGGTAGTGGGCAAATTAAAGAAGACATTCTTGGAACAGTTCCA GAGGATTTGACACTTAAGGGTTATctcaagcaaaagaaaaatgcggcGGCTCCTGCTCCTTTGACTCAGGCTGAGGAAGAGTTGGCTTTGGTTAAGCGGACTGAAACCAACGCGCACATTGGTTACGACTCAAAGCATCAGACACTCAGTGGCGTAGCCTTCCCTATCTCAGAGGCTGGACTAAAAGCAATGATTGATTTTAAGCACAAAAACCATTCTTACATCCAGCTGAGCATTG atatggCGAAGGAAGTTGTCAATCTTGAAAGCACGGACCAGATTAACGTTCACATCTTGGGCAGTCGAGTACCAGATGATCATGGCCGGTATCACCTCTTCCGTTTTCCGCACTCACACGAAGGCGATTTCCTTGAGAGCATAG TTTTTATCTATTCTATGCCTGGTTACGCATGCTCGATTCGTGAGCGGATGCTCTACTCTAGTTGTAAAGGACCCATCACAgatttgattgaaaacaaacttctcATCACAATCGACAAAAAA ATTGAAGTTGAAAAAGGAGATGAGTTAACTGAAGAATTCGTGATGGATGAGTTGCATCCGAAGAAAAATCTTCATCAACCCAAATTTGAGAAACCCAAAGGTCCTCCTGGTAGAGGTGCGCGTCGCCTGACGAGCCAAAAGCCGCAAGAATAA
- the LOC124313962 gene encoding guanine nucleotide exchange factor subunit Rich-like, which yields MYYPVNWPRVIRLPVLGSPVIHHVVCNRDKILVAVLSSDTLTILYNKPCVPVACLKRDAKSLEEHGENQEVEWKPDSSAIAVTTSKGYLSFYELSFVSDQQHLYEQRDSTIPGLRRESAELYIKDSVPAFTLKLSQTIPIDTGATGLVCIRDELMVATKYGHVLRYYWNGTLNRDYCLDLRRVPFCVDQLAARAVPITEPNTFITQIDYSPLLGGFAVVLNDGRGAFLTATTLKFDPNQVQGIWAPLDDVTCTAINHRYRLVAFGRRNTHTDVYTIDETTGGLQLSHTLQLSSKDFPGSPGPVQLLKWSPDGCCLALCWAKGAVSLWSTFGALLLCTLNWDYGAAQHHSFAVRTMDWGIEGYQLWMISLTGDALTQMELVKSPLTANPCMSSKERLYLHGQDRIYINISDTSPRRTSSSTGVDSCALLSSKQWLIVQAPSAYMAGNWPLRFATLDAKCENLAVAGRTGFALYSFSTRRWKLFGNESQERDFVVAGGLLWLSTKGQPHVVMGCYNIGADRDEIRLYPRDNARLDNAFCTVQQVTGQILLLNLMGDTLLVYTSDCHISLFETETSGNGQLQLSRTQEIDVSTLGLHPACLVAATLTSLSHATEPQQPHGPSRQQNILLNVCGRVLLIQRNEGSDDSEEGSAYYSAPTVLASSVEILWVPNPDRLCPRKPHLTQALWLCCGAHGMRVWLPLYPREGDKGHHAFMSKRIMLPFQLHIYPLSVLFEEAILIGVETDTLLYPSSATSENPWLIPLCVLERNSQVYLHHIFRQLIRRNLGFHAWEIARGCTALPYFSHSLELLLHEVLEEEATSKEPIPDALLPSVLEFIQEFPVYLKTVVQCARKTEVALWPYLFGAGANPRQLFQRCLDSKQLDLAASYLIILQNMEPVSISRQYATLLLDAALENCSWDLAKELVRFLRAIDPSDADSATPSFSSSWKPGSAPSPAGSLLPAKISLGSQTPPVSPNPEDFNFLLGSTVHRPGSRAAGSMKSPSSDASTGIHREITRSMSETIPMSKNYSSPPTGKEPPPRKKSAPVNSHPITITAEHDPPDPSLEELFMDLILQRHVRRLLSAGRLRDLGYLAAHFECPLVSWLSRERMRAARVDDFVSAIRRLHADFTWPFPVVSTLPVRKFSNRSISLEEKLQALEVDVSAAPAMTTPVSSDPPFQLRHNGEVSHPPVNGGLLLQTVEAQLKPHVPSQEEWSIQSEGDQISLAGEDRLNDLDSLQESSWGVHSITTEAASAASALCDPPLKANAQAELQLRYLLQLFTEADCLDWALVLALVLRDAMAVLRLVSMARSALTSCQPPNQAATIEIVTRLRDALLALSHWAETDCQGYRPFMNVIYGQVGILTKLILPHTNGPLSSPLEANSTSESASQGSGTKSRHTSVTLLTPLLDRVTEEDMDIPVFKANGKVDKLYLPSEGAALQLTQQLEHSTKKEPVIQQPDEPPITQQGSGCIIS from the exons ATGTACTACCCGGTCAATTGGCCAAGAGTAATCCGGTTGCCTGTTCTGGGTAGCCCGGTTATTCATCATGTCGTATGCAATAGGGATAAAATTCTGGTAGCTGTCTTGTCTTCCGACACCCTCACCATACTGTATAATAAG CCTTGTGTACCAGTGGCTTGCTTAAAACGAGATGCTAAATCATTGGAAGAACATGGAGAAAACCAGGAAGTGGAGTGGAAACCAGATTCATCTGCCATTGCTGTTACC ACATCAAAAGGCTACTTGTCATTTTATGAGTTGAGTTTTGTCTCGGACCAACAACATTTGTATGAGCAAAGAGACTCTACAATTCCAGGACTTAGAAGAGAGAGTGCTGAACTCTACATTAAAGATAGTGTACCAGCCTTCACTCTCAAGCTTTCTCAAACAATACCAATTGACACTGGTGCTACAGGGTTGGTTTGCATTCGGGATGAGCTGATGGTGGCAACAAAATATGGACATGTCCTAAGATATTATTGGAATGGAACTCTCAATCGGGATTACTGCCTTGATTTGAGGCGCGTACCATTTTGCGTTGATCAGCTTGCTGCTAGGGCGGTTCCCATTACAGAACCCAACACTTTCATCACGCAAATTGATTATTCACCTTTACTGGGTGGATTTGCTGTAGTTCTTAATGATGGAAGAGGAGCCTTTCTTACTGCTACTACATTAAAGTTTGATCCGAACCAAGTCCAGGGGATTTGGGCTCCACTAGATGACGTGACGTGTACCGCCATCAATCATAG ATATCGATTAGTGGCTTTTGGCCGTCGTAATACCCATACTGATGTTTACACTATTGATGAAACGACCGGCGGATTACAACTTTCTCACACTTTACAGCTGAGCAGTAAAGATTTCCCTGGTTCACCTGGTCCTGTCCAGCTGCTGAAATGGAGTCCTGATGGTTGCTGTTTAGCTCTTTGTTGGGCAAAAGGTGCTGTTTCCTTGTGGTCAACTTTTGGCGCATTGTTACTCTGCACGCTCAACTGGGACTATGGTGCAGCTCAGCATCATTCTTTTGCCGTCCGCACAATGGACTGGGGTATCGAAGGCTATCAACTCTGGATGATTTCTTTAACTGGCGATGCATTAACTCAGATGGAGTTGGTAAAATCACCGCTTACGGCAAATCCGTGCATGAGCTCCAAAGAACGACTTTATTTACATGGACAAGACCGAATTTACATCAATATCAGTGACACAAGTCCACGCCGAACATCTTCCTCCACCGGTGTCGACTCTTGTGCGCTACTTAGTAGCAAACAATGGTTGATTGTGCAAGCACCTTCAGCCTATATGGCCGGTAATTGGCCTCTGCGATTTGCAACATTAGACGCCAAATGTGAAAATCTTGCCGTAGCTGGTCGAACTGGTTTTGCTTTATACTCATTTTCGACACGCCGGTGGAAACTGTTTGGAAACGAGTCTCAAGAACGTGATTTCGTCGTTGCTGGAGGGCTCTTGTGGTTAAGTACCAAAGGCCAACCGCATGTGGTCATGGGCTGTTACAATATAGGTGCTGATCGAGACGAAATCCGACTCTACCCTCGTGACAATGCTCGACTAGACAACGCTTTCTGCACTGTTCAACAAGTTACGGGACAAATTCTGTTGCTTAATCTAATGGGAGACACGTTATTGGTTTACACATCCGACTGTCACATTAGCCTTTTTGAAACAGAAACATCGGGGAATGGACAGTTGCAATTGTCCAGGACACAAGAGATTGACGTCAGTACACTCGGTCTGCATCCTGCGTGCTTAGTGGCCGCTACCCTGACTAGTTTGAGCCATGCCACCGAACCGCAACAACCGCACGGGCCATCTCGCCAGCAAAATATTTTACTCAATGTGTGCGGACGTGTTCTCCTTATTCAACGTAATGAAGGATCTGACGACAGTGAAGAAGGATCTGCCTACTATTCCGCTCCGACCGTCTTGGCGTCAAGTGTTGAGATTCTTTGGGTCCCCAATCCTGACAGACTGTGCCCACGTAAACCTCACTTGACTCAGGCGTTGTGGCTTTGTTGTGGAGCCCACGGGATGCGCGTTTGGCTTCCGCTCTATCCGCGTGAAGGTGACAAAGGGCACCACGCCTTTATGTCGAAGCGGATCATGTTACCGTTCCAGCTACACATTTATCCACTATCTGTTCTTTTTGAAGAGGCCATTCTTATCGGCGTCGAGACGGACACATTACTTTATCCTTCCAGCGCAACTTCGGAAAATCCGTGGCTCATTCCATTATGTGTACTTGAACGTAATAGCCAAGTTTATCTACATCACATCTTTCGGCAATTG ATCCGACGCAATTTGGGGTTCCACGCTTGGGAGATTGCCCGTGGTTGCACCGCTCTACCTTACTTCTCCCATTCATTGGAACTGCTGCTGCATGAGGTACTAGAAGAAGAGGCAACCAGCAAAGAACCTATACCCGACGCCCTATTACCGAGCGTGCTTGAATTTATCCAAGAATTCCCCGTTTATCTGAAGACTGTGGTGCAGTGCGCGCGGAAGACGGAAGTAGCTCTCTGGCCTTACCTTTTTGGTGCCGGAGCAAATCCTCGCCAACTTTTCCAACGTTGTCTGGATTCAAAGCAACTGGATCTGGCTGCTTCTTATCTAATTATTTTACAGAATATGGAGCCAGTGTCAATCAGTCGGCAATATGCTACTTTGCTACTGGATGCCGCACTTGAAAATTGTAGCTGGGATTTGGCCAAAGAGTTGGTTCGTTTTTTACGTGCCATCGATCCCAGCGATGCCGATTCAGCGACTCCCAGTTTTTCTTCGTCCTGGAAGCCCGGATCGGCTCCTAGTCCTGCTGGATCTCTCCTTCCAGCTAAAATAAGTTTGGGTTCACAAACACCTCCAGTGAGTCCCAATCCGGaagattttaactttttattaGGATCAACTGTCCACCGACCCGGAAGTCGGGCCGCCGGAAGCATGAAATCGCCGTCGTCAGATGCGAGTACCGGAATTCATCGTGAAATCACTCGATCAATGAGCGAAACTATTCCAATGAGCAAAAACTATTCCTCCCCACCTACAGGAAAAGAACCTCCACCACGAAAGAAGTCAGCTCCAGTTAATTCCCATCCGATTACCATAACTGCAGAGCACGATCCACCCGATCCATCTTTAGAAGAGCTCTTTATGGACTTGATTTTACAacgacacgtccgccgactcCTATCGGCCGGACGTTTGAGAGATCTTGGCTACTTGGCGGCTCATTTTGAATGTCCATTAGTAAGCTGGCTGAGTAGAGAACGAATGAGAGCAGCTCGTGTCGATGATTTCGTTAGCGCCATACGTCGTCTGCACGCTGATTTTACCTGGCCTTTCCCAGTAGTTAGTACTCTGCCCGTTCGAAAATTCTCTAATCGTAGCATATCACTCGAAGAGAAGTTGCAAGCATTGGAAGTTGATGTCAGTGCCGCTCCGGCAATGACAACTCCAGTTTCATCTGATCCACCCTTCCAGCTTCGACATAACGGCGAAGTCTCGCATCCCCCTGTTAACGGAGGACTATTGCTCCAGACCGTCGAAGCCCAATTGAAACCCCACGTCCCATCTC agGAAGAATGGAGCATCCAAAGTGAGGGGGATCAAATTAGTTTGGCTGGTGAAGACAGACTAAACGACTTGGACAGTCTTCAAGAATCCTCGTGGGGCGTTCACTCGATAACTACAGAAGCAGCATCGGCAGCCTCCGCTCTTTGCGATCCTCCTCTTAAAGCGAATGCCCAAGCAGAGTTGCAACTGAGATATTTGCTACAGCTTTTCACCGAAGCTGACTGTTTAGATTGGGCATTAGTTTTGGCATTGGTTCTTCGAGACGCAATGGCGGTCTTGAGGTTAGTTAGTATGGCAAGGAGTGCATTAACCAGTTGCCAGCCACCCAACCAAGCGGCCACGATTGAAATCGTCACTCGATTAAGAGATGCCTTGTTGGCTTTGTCACACTGGGCAGAGACTGATTGCCAAGGCTATCGACCGTTTATGAACGTCATTTACGGTCAGGTGGGTATTTTGACTAAACTTATTTTGCCTCACACCAACGGCCCTTTGAGTTCACCGTTGGAAGCGAATAGCACCTCTGAATCTGCAAGCCAGGGCAGCGGCACGAAATCGCGCCATACTTCTGTCACTTTATTGACACCATTGTTGGATCGTGTCACCGAAGAGGATATGGACATTCCCGTTTTTAAGGCCAATGGCAAAGTGGATAAACTGTATCTACCATCTGAAGGTGCTGCATTGCAATTAACGCAGCAATTGGAGCATTCAACGAAGAAAGAGCCAGTCATTCAACAACCAGACGAACCACCAATAACCCAACAGGGATCCGGCTGTATAATTTCATAA
- the LOC124314195 gene encoding deoxyhypusine hydroxylase-like, with protein sequence MPALASDNQLEAVSKVLNDTNRPLKERFRALFTLRNLGGPKAVEGISSCFTDSSALLKHELAYCLGQMQDPTAIPVLTSVLKDVQQEPMVRHEAGEALGAIGSAESLPVLQEHCEDKITEVAETCQLAVQRINWLLDEKKKSEIDSAYQQNPYCSVDPTPSTSVKETGELKTILLDETLPLFERYRAMFALRNKGDVESVKALAEGLKCSSALFRHEIAYVLGQVQSPACIQELIERLELADENEMVRHECAEALGSIAQDECREILQKYADDSARVVKESCEVALDMCEYENSPEFQYANGLTNLDS encoded by the exons ATGCCTGCACTAGCAAGTGACAATCAACTTGAAGCCGTGTCCAAAGTGTTGAATGACACCAATCGGCCACTCAAGGAACGTTTTCGTGCTTTGTTTACCCTCCGCAATCTTGGCGGACCTAAGGCTGTTGAAGGCATCTCATCCTGCTTCACCGACTCCTCGGCATTACTGAAACACGAACTTGCCTACTGCTTAGGACAGATGCAAGATCCTACGGCTATCCCCGTGCTCACTTCTGTACTGAAAGATGTTCAGCAAGAACCCATGGTTCGTCACGAAGCCG gTGAAGCTCTCGGTGCCATCGGTAGCGCAGAATCTCTGCCCGTTTTGCAAGAACATTGTGAAGACAAGATAACGGAAGTAGCCGAGACCTGCCAGCTGGCCGTCCAACGCATCAACTGGCTGCTcgatgagaagaaaaaatccgaGATCGATAGCGCCTATCAGCAGAATCCCTATTGCAGCGTAGACCCAACGCCATCGACGTCcgtaaaagagacgggagagtTAAAGACCATCTTATTGGATGAAACTTTACCTTTGTTTGAACGGTACCGAGCCATGTTTGCCCTCAGGAACAAAGGGGACGTTGAAAGCGTTAAAGCCCTGGCTGAAG GTTTGAAATGCAGTAGCGCCTTATTCAGACATGAAATCGCCTACGTCCTTGGACAGGTACAAAGCCCTGCTTGCATTCAGGAATTGATCGAGCGGCTCGAACTCGccgatgaaaatgaaatggtcAGACATGAATGCGCCGAGGCTCTCGGGTCTATTGCCCAAGACGAGTGCCGTGAAATTCTCCAAAAATATGCCGACGATTCAGCAAGGGTTGTTAAAGAAAGCTGCGAGGTGGCTTTGGATATGTGCGAGTATGAAAATAGCCCAGAGTTTCAGTATGCAAACGGTCTAACCAACCTCGACTCATAA